The proteins below are encoded in one region of Juglans microcarpa x Juglans regia isolate MS1-56 chromosome 4D, Jm3101_v1.0, whole genome shotgun sequence:
- the LOC121259835 gene encoding mannan endo-1,4-beta-mannosidase 4-like, with protein MSGKRVFNSLILKYFIVIVLLLLQGNCGSLAGSSFVRTEGTHFVLNGKSLYLNGFNAYWMMYMASDPSTRAKVSTAFQQASKNGMNVARTWAFSDGGFRPLQSSPGLYNEDVFRGLDFVISEARRYGVYLILSLVNNFEDYGGRKQYVQWARERGQHLDNDDDFYTNPVVKGYYRDHVKTVLTRKNSITGTLYKDDPSIFAWELMNEPRCQTDPSGRFIQEWVTEMAAYVKSIDENHLLEIGLEGFYGKTAKQMYNPGNQLVGTDFISNNQLPQVDFATIHLYPEQWLAGSNDEVQAAFVDKWIEVHIEDSKSVLNKPLILGEFGKSSKLPGYSLEKRDHYFSKLYNAIYTSAKSGGPFVGGIFWQLMAQGMDNFRDGYEVVLEESPSTARVIALQSRNLSILP; from the exons ATGTCGGGGAAGAGAGTTTTCAACTCCCTAattctgaaatattttattgttatcgTACTTTTATTGCTGCAGGGAAATTGTGGGAGCCTTGCAGGTTCTAGTTTTGTCAGAACAGAAGGAACCCATTTCGTTCTGAACGGCAAGTCCTTGTACTTGAACGGCTTCAATGCATACTGGATGATGTACATGGCATCTGACCCTTCGACCAGGGCCAAGGTCTCTACTGCTTTCCAACAAGCTTCCAAGAATGGGATGAATGTGGCAAGAACTTGGGCTTTCAGTGATGGTGGTTTCAGGCCTCTCCAGTCTTCTCCTGGTTTGTATAATGAGGATGTGTTCAGG GGATTGGACTTTGTAATCTCAGAAGCCAGAAGATATGGGGTGTACCTGATACTGAGTTTGGTGAATAACTTTGAAGATTATGGGGGAAGAAAGCAATACGTACAGTGGGCAAGGGAGCGAGGTCAGCATTTGGACAACGATGATGACTTTTATACAAACCCTGTCGTCAAAGGATATTACAGAGATCATGTCAAG ACAGTGCTCACGAGGAAAAACTCCATTACCGGGACGTTGTATAAAGACGACCCTTCCATTTTTGCATGGGAACTAATGAATGAACCTCGTTGCCAAACTGACCCCTCTGGCAGATTTATTCAg GAATGGGTGACAGAAATGGCAGCATATGTAAAGTCCATTGATGAGAATCATTTACTGGAAATAGGGCTGGAAGGATTTTATGGGAAAACAGCAAAGCAGATGTACAATCCTGGGAACCAGCTTGTTGGGACTGATTTCATTTCCAACAATCAGTTACCCCAAGTTGATTTTGCCACCATTCATCTCTACCCTGAGCAATG GTTAGCGGGTTCAAACGATGAGGTCCAAGCTGCTTTTGTGGATAAATGGATTGAAGTGCACATTGAAGACTCAAAATCAGTACTGAATAAACCACTCATTCTGGGTGAGTTTGGCAAGTCTTCAAAGCTTCCTGGGTACAGCCTAGAAAAAAGGGACCATTATTTTAGTAAGCTGTATAACGCCATCTACACCAGCGCTAAGAGTGGAGGCCCATTTGTCGGTGGGATTTTCTGGCAGCTCATGGCCCAAGGAATGGATAATTTTAGAGATGGGTACGAGGTTGTATTGGAGGAAAGCCCTTCAACAGCTAGGGTGATTGCTCTACAGTCTCGCAATCTCTCAATTCTCCCATGA